DNA sequence from the Vicia villosa cultivar HV-30 ecotype Madison, WI linkage group LG3, Vvil1.0, whole genome shotgun sequence genome:
GAAATTTAttacatatattaaaatattattatgaagataaaaaatttaaagataTGATATAAAAGCTATATTATAGACTTTCGTTGCTATAAGTAGGTTTAAGAAGATTATGGAGTCTCATGAAGAAATTAATGATAGAAGAAgggtatttgaatttgtttgcaGAATAATTAAAGGGTAGGAGAGAGAAGAGGATAAATGaaataatcaaaatcaaaattttcaaaccatttaaaaaacaacaacaaaaaaatattattttagaaagaaaaaaagtttaaaaaataaataaaaatgaaatctaaaaaattgaaattttttaaccaataaaaaataGGATGAAATCTAAAACCAATGTCATGATTACCTATTATTACATATTTATCCTACACTTTCTATCCAACAATTTACCAAATTATTTATTAACCAATATcattattatcttttatttataacaaaaacaattatgtatacatttgtcttataatatttaatatttctattaaaaaaatttatgtaagtAAAAAACACAATATTTTTTGTTTGTAACTTAAGTAgaagatttttttatatattaaaatatttaaatcagtcataataattgtttattatttaataatatatgatattttattCATCAATAATCAAATCACAAAATTTTATTAGTTAATTGAAAACAATAGTCCACCATAAATCTCCATAAAGAGTAGTGAACAATAGTAATAAATAATGAACaacacaattaataataataataatgaacaaTGGAATAattaatgtaatatttaattgatTCAAAacgtaaaatatataaattatatgtagtactttaattttttaaaaatataatatatgaaaaggtatctttattatatataattcatAAGTAGTTTTCTCCCTTTTTGAAATTGTAAATATTTGTTGTAaacatataattattattaaatttatcttttaattatatgAATATGTTGTATTTGTCCCTTTAAGCCatcaaataaagaaaatgaaatgatCATAATTAAGTGACCATTAAAAGAATAAATCAAGTTAGATATTAGGAAGAAGATTATGGAGTCTcatgaagaaatttttttttggaaatgaaaGGATATTTTATTGCCAAAAAACAGTTACATACACGCCGATCTCAACGATCCAAGCCACCAATCAACTAGCACCTTAAACTATGCTAAGAGTCTTGACATTTACATGTCCCCCTAGCTTCCGTGTCATAGTACAACGCCCCACAGCATTTGTTTTGATCATCTCCATAAGATTATCATTGGAACTATTAGAGAAAATAATTTCGTTTCTCCTTCGCCATATCTCGTATACCGTTTCAGCTATTAGTATCTTTAGAATTTGGTTTCTCCatcctttcttttttgtttcagtGATGAGCCAATCTTTTTCACTCCTCCAACCAGCTGGTTGTCTATAGATTCCCAGCCAAGCTAAAAGCTCCCTCCAGATTCTTACAGTGGTATCACATGCAAAAAATAAGTGTTCAAGGGTCTCATTTTCCTTGCACCAGCAACAGCATTTATCATCCACCTTAATACTAAATCTTACCAGTCTATCCTTGGTTGCAATTCTTCCATGGAGTGTCATCCGTAACATAAACCGTGCCCGGGGTCTAGCTCCATTATGATACAAAACATTCTTCCAGTTTACATCAGTTTGACAGCCACGCAATTCACAATACATTCTGGCTGTAATGTACTTCTTGTCTTGCACTGCAGTGGTCCAATACGCCGTCTGACACACTTTGTCTCGACATTGCATAAGCTTTTTAAGCATCCAAGAACAACTCGGTTTTACCTGCCAGTTATATACCGATTGCCCCTTAATGTAGTAAGCATTCATCCATTTAATCCACATCTTATCCTCTTTTGCTTGAATGTTCCACAACAATTTACTAATCGTTGCTACATTCCATTCTACTAAGGATGTGGTGTTCATTCCGCCAGCCGCTTTAGAGTAACAGATAGTGTCCCATGCAATAGGTGATTTTCTGTTAATATTGTCAGTTCCAGACCACAGGAAGGTGCGGCAGATAGCTTCAATTCTATGGAGTACTTTCTTTGGAATCGGGAAAACATGCATCCAATATGCTGTGATTGCAAATAACACACTCTTTATTAATTGCAGTCTTCCAGCAGAGCTAAGCAGTCTCGCTGTCCAATGACGGATCCTTCCCAAAATTTTCTCTATAAGCGGTTCATATTGGAAAGCAGCTAGTTTACGACTAGTCATCGGGACCCCTAGATACTTGAAAGGGAGGTTGCCTTCAGAAAACTTTGTGATCTCAAGTATTTGTTGCTGTACGTTAATAGGTACTCCTCCAAAGTAGACTTTACATTTGGTGGGATTGGCTCTCAGTCCCGTTCCTGcagaaaaattatgaaattttgtCATCATGCTTTGTATAGATGTCTTGTCTCCCCGAGCAAACAGAATTAAGTCGTCTGCGAAACAGATGTTGGTAATATTCAGTTTTTTGCACTTTGGGTGGTATTTGAACCCGGGCTGTTGTTGTAGCTTAGCCAAACAACggtgtgtgaatacaagattacactcaaagatgtttttgactcatggcaaactcaataagcattcaaacaacaaagcgggagtagaaaactcaaagaaaagcaagcattgatcactcatgatagaacaggttgatctattatgcatataggtcgactcaacacaagcaaaacaagaagaatgcagaaaagcagcagctaggtcgacctaccatcaacccaggtcaacctaaaatggagaaaaatccatatacttctgctaggtcgactcacacatcatctaggtcgacctaaattgatgaaattcacatatcagtctgctaggtcgacctacacaacaactaggtcgacctaatctgagaaaatgtccccagaatgcatttgaagaggattctggtcgacctactcctttaacaggtcgacctaactgggagcaaaattctgcaagttctgctaggtcgacctaagcactaaaagaggtcgacctaactgatcaagaaagtcaaaaattctgtttctctcatccccaactgttaagctatcatatatattgtccaaggttcattattacaaagcaacaccaacgactgaaagatacacaaaggcttctcatcttcgttcttcgtcatctccaacacaattacacataatcattcttgcgttgagggttagtgatcgagttcgataacgtccatggaacggaattgaagattcctagtgggtgaagatttgtggggtttttggtgaataaaatctgcgggttttgtcctccaagataggtgtttcttgggggtttttatcaagaggtttcatcgaggatccggctgagtgtgaatattgaagaacaagggttcgagggaattgaagacactgcagaaagggatcaaagtgaagctcttggataaccttgatctgactcaagattaagggggaagaagattcaaaggatcgacataattggtttatggtttatcgctttgttatcttctttgtatatactactttcaacattaatgaaagattacccaatttcagtttggaattgggggcagacgtagtcgtagcgaggacgatcgacgaactgcctaaacaaatatcgtgttcttgtcgcttttactttttcatttacgttctgttcatatttggttataatagcaaattgatcaacgattcgagtgttaagattgtgaattaagaacttatataaacatcacaatccatcacatattgaatcaccgtcaatttgatcattatcaccaagtgtttgtatatttgtttctatcacttttactgcattgcaaacattgtccatcatacaagaagttaatctgattttcaataagagcaacgctttgattctgcaacgtatactcttatcacttacatcaagtttttgactggttttaaacacatatacaatcgtttcgatagtggttcggaatagacgcgagtcgattcagaatcacttccgctgaaaagtcgtttaactccgtaaaactgtgaacgatctattcaccccctctagatcctaaagccagcgtctaacaagtggcatcaagagctctggtttattccgtgctacgtgaaacacttattggaaagatggcttccggacctaaaggggctcacaatagagctccagttttcaacggtgaaaactatggctattggaaggattgtatgtgtgtccatatcaatgcaattgataggaacatctggacagctattgtcaatggtccctttcagatcaccatgacaaatgcagctggtgcagttgttccaaaaccagaaaatacttgggatgctgaagatgaaaagagatatgcatacgattggaaagcgagaaacattctaatctcagctctaggagttgatgaatactatcgcgtttcccattgtagatcagctaaagctatgtgggacacattgcaagttgcccacgagggaacggatgatgtcaaactagctaggatcaatacgttaactcaagagttcgaactcttccacatggaagatggtgaatccatcgaaaacatgcagaagagattcgttcacctgaaaaatcggttaaactctcttgatagacctgtttccaatgcagttgctactaacaaaatcttaagatgcttgaacagggaatggcaacccaaggttacagcaataaaggaagcaaatgatctaaacaccttagacattaccactctctttggcaaactagaggaacatgaacaacaccttaaatgccttaacatgcatgagaaaagggcaaagaaagaaaagaacatggagaaagaggtagagaagaagtcaatagctctaaaagcttcaagctccaagacctcaagacaagagccaaaggatagtgatacaagtgatgacgaagactccgatgatgaggaaatgggactgtttgtgcgaagatacaataaatatctaaagaaaaatggagcaaaacattctgacaaaggcttgatcaactatagaaagcaatcaaacaagttcaaacaagatgacgacaacaaaggaaaaatcaaaggcctttgcttcaattgtgggaaagccggtcactacaaaccggattgtccataccttaagaaagaaaaggacaagaaccaaagcaaaggtcataacaaatctaaaagagcctacatagcatgggaaagtgattcatctagtgaaagctcatcaagcgatgaagaagaatcagcaaacctatgtttcatggctcatcaacacaagaaaaagaaagctgtaagtcatcttaaacctgaactcgtagataaggtatctcattctcaactaaaacttgcttttgaagaattacatagagatgcaattaaagctttcaaacttttggcctcaaataagaaaatattttcatatcttgaatcaaaagttgagaaaaccgaaaaggatatggaagctttaaaacaatctatgctagacattcaaaaggataaagttgaaatagatcctacatcatggtttggttgtgagacatgtcacatttggcaaaaagaagtaagagatctaaaagccaagttagacaaggctctacaaccaaaagtgacttttgccgttgatccaaataagttcaaaagatcgtatactcctttatatagcaaatatacttttgtaccaaaagtatcaactagcaaaacagcatattctcatcatattacctgtcattattgttgcaaaaaaggtcataccattgaaaaatgcaaatttaggagaattttagttcctaaaggagtatttcaatggttgcctaagtgcaacaatgtctgtactcaccatctaggacccaatgaagattggggaccttccattctaaactaatttttgcaggaaaagtgtcttgacatcgccgaaaggtggtggttccttgacagctggtgctcaagacacataaaggaagacatatcactcttagtatgtcatctataaagacagattgaagaaccatacttggcaaaggaaatgtaggtgacctggccatcacaaatgtataggatacatcacaaatacaagttaatccgaaaaacacataggacgcattacttgatgagcaattggcaaattgctttgcaagaaaattaaacctattctaagcagaataatgtttgAGACTCTGTCTCACATCCGGGAGTACATCAAGTAATCAagactagatgagtttttcgcaaaaatcaagcaatcatgttatgaaacattctatcaagacaattcatcatcaaatctaggagtatgacacactaacaagaggactctacacaatgatgacaaaacacctacatattgagaaagcggtaacatgtttattgttcacttccaaaaaaattattgatgctataatatgctatcaattaacgtgcttatagtgacttcatatatgtttatctatatatctcaattacatatgtGTTTATCATCTCcactcataacatatcataatttgggcatacaagcaagcaACTAAAGCATAAATCCATCATACAGCAACATCTTTAAGtcatttcaaacattttgaagcaatttaggtcgacctaccctgtatctgagtcgacctacagaagaaaaaTTTCAGCAGAAACTAAAAGTGTCCAGTTATGTCGACCTACCCactctttaggtcgacctaaattggttaTTTTTTTCTcactacttctgttaggtcgacccagccttcatGTAGGTCGACCCACTGCTGAAAAGTTCCCAaattgggtctgttaggtcgacccgacccatccccatacataaccattcttc
Encoded proteins:
- the LOC131659667 gene encoding uncharacterized protein LOC131659667; amino-acid sequence: MTKFHNFSAGTGLRANPTKCKVYFGGVPINVQQQILEITKFSEGNLPFKYLGVPMTSRKLAAFQYEPLIEKILGRIRHWTARLLSSAGRLQLIKSVLFAITAYWMHVFPIPKKVLHRIEAICRTFLWSGTDNINRKSPIAWDTICYSKAAGGMNTTSLVEWNVATISKLLWNIQAKEDKMWIKWMNAYYIKGQSVYNWQVKPSCSWMLKKLMQCRDKVCQTAYWTTAVQDKKYITARMYCELRGCQTDVNWKNVLYHNGARPRARFMLRMTLHGRIATKDRLVRFSIKVDDKCCCWCKENETLEHLFFACDTTVRIWRELLAWLGIYRQPAGWRSEKDWLITETKKKGWRNQILKILIAETVYEIWRRRNEIIFSNSSNDNLMEMIKTNAVGRCTMTRKLGGHVNVKTLSIV